Part of the candidate division KSB1 bacterium genome, AGCCGCCTGGCTATGACTCTGGGCGCCAGGGATTCCGTGAGCGTGATGGCTCGCGTAAGCAAATTGCAGTACGACACCCCCGACACGAATAATTTCGACGACCATGATGAGCTCCGGTGGGATCTTGCCGCCATGTGGAAGCACTTCCTGAGCCCGAGCCTCCGGCTGGAGGTACGCTTGGGCGCTGGCTTTTACCATCTGGTCTATATCTTCGCAGAGAGGAGCGCCGATAACCAATGGAACCGCGTTTTCCGCGTCTCCCCGGCTGTGGAGGTACGTCCCTTGCCAGTGCTGCGGGTGCGCCAACGCTTCGAGGTTATGGCCAACTACGTGGACTACGATTTCGAGGATCCTGCCCAGCCTATGCGCAGCTTCGTCTTCCGTCGCTTTCTCGCGGAAGACTCGATGCGGGTCGATCTATCCCGGACGCTACGTCTCCAGGTGGTTCTGGCAAGGCAGCTGGAAGAAACAGGCCGCCTCTACTGGGATCAATTTGAGGAACGACCTCTGACCGGTCGCCAGGAGTGGAGAATGCGTTTGGGGGTCTCCCGGAGGCTGGGACGTCGTACAACCGTGGAGGCCGGTTTCATCTACTACGATCGCCTGGAGTCGCGCTTCCAGTGGACGGGCGCGACGTACAGGTCGATTCCGTTGGGCCGTTACGTAGCTCGTGGGCCCCTGCTGGCCCTGCAGCTGTGGGCCAAGGGCGGGACTCATGTGCTGGGCCATGTACAGCGACAGAGGATCTCGCCTCGGGTGGGGCGTCCCTACTACACCAACTTCATCAGTCTGAGCGCGCACTGGGAACTGTGAATGGCTCCGAGAAAGCGCAAGGCTCCGCTCCCCTCTCCCCTTCAATTAGCGATTGCGAGTGAGCCGCAGAAAATCGCCGAGGTGGAGGAAGAGGTGGAGCGCTACCTGCTCCCCTGGGTGCCCGCGGAGGACGACCGCGACAGCATTGCCATCGCGCTCACCGAGGCCCTCAGCAACGCCATCTACCACGGAAACCGACTGGATCCGCGTAAGCAGGTGGTCATCTGGGTCTGGATCGAGCCCGGGCAGGTGAAGCTGAGGGTCAAAGACGAGGGTGAAGGGTTCGATCCCAGCGCTCTGGAAGATCCCCTGACCCCCGAGAATCTCCTAAGGGATCGAG contains:
- a CDS encoding ATP-binding protein, whose protein sequence is MAPRKRKAPLPSPLQLAIASEPQKIAEVEEEVERYLLPWVPAEDDRDSIAIALTEALSNAIYHGNRLDPRKQVVIWVWIEPGQVKLRVKDEGEGFDPSALEDPLTPENLLRDRGRGIFILRALMDSVDFDFSQGGTVVTLVKKLKGPAQ